One genomic window of Burkholderia diffusa includes the following:
- the metG gene encoding methionine--tRNA ligase, with protein sequence MSASDLTSVQAAAPQGSRQILVTSALPYANGQIHIGHLVEYIQTDIWVRTLRMHGHEVYYIGADDTHGTPVMLRAEKEGLTPKQLIDRVWTEHKRDFDSFGVSFDNFYSTDSDENRVLSEKIYLALKENDLIAEREIEQAYDPVKEMFLPDRFIKGECPKCHAKDQYGDNCEVCGSTYLPTELLNPYSVVSGATPVRKTSTHYFFRLSDPRCESFLREWVSGLAQPEATNKMREWLGEAGEARLADWDISRDAPYFGFEIPGAPGKYFYVWLDAPVGYYASFKNLCDRKGIDFDAWIRSGSTSEQYHFIGKDILYFHTLFWPAMLEFSGHRTPTNVFAHGFLTVDGAKMSKSRGTFITAQSYIDTGLNPEWLRYYFAAKLNATMEDIDLNLDDFQARVNSDLVGKYVNIASRAAGFLLKRFDGRVQDSAMNHPLVAKLRDAIPAIAAHYEAREYSRALRQTMELADEVNAYVDGAKPWELAKDPANAVALHETCSVSLEAFRLLSLALKPVMPRVAEAVEAFFGIAPLTWADAAKPLSSTQPIKAYQHLMTRVDPKQIDALLAANRDSLQAEASGAAAAGAAAANAAKDGKSAKANAKAAAANAADDGPISIDDFAKVDLRIAKIVACQAVEGSDKLLQLTLDVGEEKTRNVFSGIKSAYQPEQLVGKLTVMVANLAPRKMKFGLSEGMVLAASAADEKAEPGLYILEPHSGAKPGMRVK encoded by the coding sequence ATGTCCGCATCCGACCTCACTTCCGTGCAGGCCGCGGCGCCGCAAGGCAGCCGCCAGATCCTCGTTACGTCCGCACTGCCCTATGCCAACGGCCAGATCCACATCGGCCATCTGGTCGAGTACATCCAGACCGACATCTGGGTGCGGACGCTGCGAATGCACGGCCACGAGGTCTACTACATCGGCGCCGACGACACGCACGGCACGCCGGTCATGCTGCGCGCGGAGAAAGAAGGCCTCACGCCGAAGCAACTGATCGATCGCGTATGGACCGAGCACAAGCGCGATTTCGACAGCTTCGGCGTGTCGTTCGACAATTTCTACTCGACCGACTCGGACGAAAACCGCGTGCTCAGCGAGAAGATCTACCTCGCGCTGAAGGAGAACGATCTGATCGCCGAGCGCGAGATCGAGCAGGCGTACGACCCGGTCAAGGAAATGTTCCTGCCGGACCGCTTCATCAAGGGCGAATGCCCGAAATGCCACGCGAAGGACCAGTACGGCGACAACTGCGAAGTGTGCGGTTCGACCTATCTGCCGACCGAACTGCTGAACCCGTACTCGGTCGTGTCCGGTGCGACGCCGGTGCGCAAGACGTCGACGCACTACTTTTTCCGCCTGTCGGACCCGCGCTGCGAGTCGTTCCTGCGCGAATGGGTCAGCGGCCTCGCCCAGCCCGAAGCCACCAACAAGATGCGCGAATGGCTCGGCGAAGCCGGCGAAGCCCGCCTCGCCGACTGGGACATCTCGCGCGACGCGCCGTACTTCGGCTTCGAGATCCCGGGCGCGCCCGGCAAGTACTTCTATGTGTGGCTGGACGCGCCGGTCGGTTATTACGCGAGCTTCAAGAACCTGTGCGACCGCAAGGGCATCGACTTCGACGCGTGGATCCGGTCGGGCTCGACCTCCGAGCAGTACCACTTCATCGGCAAGGACATCCTGTATTTCCACACGCTGTTCTGGCCGGCGATGCTCGAATTCTCGGGCCATCGCACGCCGACCAACGTGTTCGCGCACGGCTTCCTGACGGTCGACGGCGCGAAGATGTCGAAGTCGCGGGGCACGTTCATCACCGCGCAGAGCTACATCGACACCGGCCTGAACCCGGAATGGCTGCGCTATTACTTCGCCGCGAAGCTGAACGCGACGATGGAAGACATCGATCTGAACCTCGACGACTTCCAGGCGCGCGTGAACAGCGATCTCGTCGGCAAGTACGTGAACATCGCAAGCCGCGCTGCCGGCTTCCTGCTCAAGCGCTTCGACGGCCGCGTGCAGGACAGCGCGATGAACCATCCGCTCGTCGCGAAGCTGCGCGATGCGATTCCCGCGATCGCCGCGCACTACGAAGCGCGTGAATACAGCCGCGCGCTGCGCCAGACGATGGAACTCGCCGACGAAGTGAACGCGTACGTCGACGGTGCGAAGCCGTGGGAACTCGCGAAGGATCCGGCCAATGCGGTCGCGCTGCACGAAACCTGCAGCGTGAGCCTCGAGGCGTTCCGCCTGCTGTCGCTCGCGCTGAAGCCGGTGATGCCGCGCGTGGCCGAAGCCGTCGAGGCCTTCTTCGGGATCGCGCCGCTCACGTGGGCCGACGCCGCGAAGCCGCTGTCGTCCACGCAGCCGATCAAGGCGTACCAGCACCTGATGACGCGGGTCGATCCGAAGCAGATCGACGCGCTGCTCGCCGCGAACCGCGATTCGCTGCAGGCCGAGGCCAGCGGCGCCGCTGCCGCGGGCGCGGCCGCCGCCAACGCCGCGAAGGACGGCAAGAGCGCCAAGGCGAACGCGAAGGCGGCCGCCGCGAACGCTGCCGACGACGGTCCGATCTCGATCGACGATTTCGCGAAGGTCGACCTGCGCATCGCGAAGATCGTCGCGTGCCAGGCCGTCGAAGGCTCGGACAAGCTGCTGCAGCTCACGCTCGACGTCGGCGAGGAAAAGACCCGCAACGTGTTCTCGGGCATCAAGTCCGCGTACCAGCCCGAACAGCTCGTCGGCAAGCTGACGGTGATGGTCGCGAACCTCGCGCCGCGCAAGATGAAGTTCGGGCTGTCCGAAGGGATGGTGCTCGCCGCATCGGCGGCCGACGAGAAGGCCGAACCGGGCCTCTACATCCTCGAGCCGCACAGCGGCGCGAAGCCCGGCATGCGAGTGAAGTAA
- a CDS encoding translocation/assembly module TamB domain-containing protein translates to MTKDPNDTPPPHDPDAPDAPQPAPRRVRAGRILAWTLATVVLLAVLAAGLVLAAATTERGTRLAWQTAVRVLGGRLAGTLDGGALATGVRLRGFAWTSPRGAGTEVRIDRLDGRWALTRAPWRLTVDYLRAGTIDVRIAPGPSTPSATPQDLSLPLQLRIDDLRVDHLAIHEGGSTTQLDHLALNGRSDGRHHELALDGIDTPYGALTARAKLDGVKPFALTGNATYVGKLADEPVNASANVSGSLEALVADVTASGMKLNGRAHVEAAPFGAVPLTRASLAFDHVNPQAIAPGAPAADLAVRAELAPVAAHAKGFAVTGPVSIVNAKPGTLVEHLLPVVDAHATVNLDAHAQRIDGLALKLIRDGSVTGGGTLTGGKGRFDLKVANLDLNAFVAELRPMRLGGPLDVTLAGDATTVDFDLNDPKLALGARAKVALTRQQTVLTDARVTAGKGRIDLTGVFRHDAHSSYDAKATLTAFDPLLLAAMSAPGAGGGKPVAKTAKATAKAPARRGETRVSGTLTASGAFAPQVSTKATFKLGDSLYDGVPLTGAGVVQLAGARILPSNANLSIAGNHVDLRGSFGAPGDRLRFVVDAPELDRLGFGVQGLVQAQGELTGSFAHPNVTGTYKAQHVVVGSNRVGAAQGRADIRDGAHGALVFTADATDIALGSLQLKSLRANLDGTRAKHTLDASAIGTADGRVIDLALAANGGVVENRDGMRWDGTVTRLANRGTPAVALQSPLTVSAGAGRVTLGATRLTLEGATIDLKSFVFDHGQMRSAGAVRGASVARFLEIRQELTGQRPPVRTDVVLDADWDFSLGANATGYVQVKRRGGDVTIETGRGIASLGLTDLSARASFAPGNRLNVVALAKANRVGTLDANVTVPFALRDGVFGVVDDGPLAGRIDADIPSLKATGNLFGPSYLLGGRAALKLTIAGTPVKPNVSGMLTGDDLSATLVDQGVQLKDGIVRVKLAENLVEFQQVEFHGGDGTLRAIGRVRLDGEAPDLTASIVADKLELFAAPDRKLSLSGKATVANDGPRGALSIDGKFVVDRALFDLPEDAAPHLSDDVVVVRPDGTVRGETPTGTAVAKPQKVENKPAPSLAPRANIDIGLGNNFRFKGHGADLGLRGTITVMSAPGVPLRAVGNVRVTEGSTYTSFGRKLAVENGFFTFNGPVSNPGVNILAMRRNQEVEAGVQVTGTIQALTVKLVSEPNVTDNEKLSWLLFGHGTDQGNNVGQQGTMTAALALLGSVTGKRVAQTFGLDEFSIGRSDVGLTDPQVIQVSKAINERFVLGFEQGLQSASNAFKATINLTRFWSVSAYGGTFQGVDLNYTRRFDRWFSQR, encoded by the coding sequence ATGACGAAGGATCCTAACGACACGCCGCCGCCTCACGACCCGGACGCGCCCGACGCGCCGCAGCCCGCGCCGCGCCGCGTGCGTGCGGGCCGGATCCTCGCGTGGACGCTCGCGACGGTCGTGCTGCTCGCCGTGCTTGCAGCCGGCCTCGTGCTGGCCGCGGCGACGACCGAGCGCGGCACGCGGCTTGCGTGGCAGACCGCCGTGCGTGTGCTGGGCGGCCGGCTGGCCGGCACGCTGGACGGCGGCGCGCTCGCGACGGGCGTGCGGCTGCGCGGCTTCGCGTGGACGAGCCCTCGCGGCGCCGGCACCGAAGTGCGGATCGACCGGCTCGACGGCCGCTGGGCGCTGACCCGCGCGCCGTGGCGGCTGACCGTCGACTACCTTCGCGCGGGCACGATCGATGTGCGCATCGCGCCGGGTCCGTCGACGCCGTCCGCGACGCCGCAGGACCTGAGCCTGCCGCTGCAATTGCGGATCGACGACCTGCGCGTCGATCACCTGGCGATTCACGAAGGCGGCTCGACGACGCAGCTCGACCATCTCGCGCTGAACGGCCGCAGCGACGGCCGTCACCATGAACTGGCGCTCGACGGCATCGATACGCCGTACGGCGCGCTGACCGCACGCGCGAAGCTCGACGGCGTGAAGCCGTTCGCGCTGACGGGCAACGCGACCTACGTGGGCAAGCTCGCGGACGAACCGGTCAACGCGAGCGCGAACGTATCGGGCTCGCTCGAAGCGCTCGTCGCCGACGTTACCGCGAGCGGGATGAAGCTGAACGGGCGCGCGCACGTCGAGGCCGCGCCGTTCGGCGCGGTGCCGCTCACGCGCGCGTCGCTCGCGTTCGATCACGTGAACCCGCAGGCGATCGCGCCGGGCGCACCGGCCGCCGATCTCGCGGTGCGCGCGGAGCTGGCGCCCGTGGCCGCGCATGCGAAGGGGTTCGCGGTGACCGGCCCGGTGTCGATCGTCAACGCGAAGCCCGGCACGCTCGTCGAACATCTGCTGCCCGTCGTCGACGCACATGCGACCGTCAATCTCGACGCGCACGCGCAGCGGATCGACGGCCTCGCGCTGAAGCTGATCCGCGACGGCAGCGTGACCGGCGGCGGCACGCTGACCGGCGGCAAGGGCCGCTTCGACCTGAAGGTCGCGAACCTCGACCTCAATGCATTCGTCGCCGAGTTGCGGCCGATGCGCCTTGGCGGCCCGCTCGACGTCACGCTCGCCGGCGACGCGACGACCGTCGACTTCGACCTGAACGATCCGAAGCTCGCGCTCGGCGCGCGCGCGAAGGTCGCGCTGACGCGCCAGCAGACGGTGCTGACCGATGCGCGCGTGACGGCGGGCAAGGGCCGGATCGACCTGACCGGCGTGTTCCGTCACGACGCGCATTCGAGCTATGACGCGAAGGCGACGCTGACCGCGTTCGATCCGCTGCTGCTTGCCGCGATGAGCGCGCCGGGCGCGGGCGGCGGCAAGCCGGTCGCCAAAACGGCGAAGGCAACGGCCAAGGCGCCGGCCCGGCGCGGCGAGACGCGCGTATCGGGCACGCTGACGGCCTCCGGCGCGTTCGCGCCGCAGGTGTCGACGAAGGCGACCTTCAAGCTCGGCGACAGCCTCTACGACGGCGTACCGCTGACCGGCGCCGGCGTCGTGCAGCTCGCCGGCGCGCGGATCCTGCCGAGCAACGCGAACCTGTCGATCGCGGGCAACCATGTCGACCTGCGCGGCAGTTTCGGCGCGCCGGGCGACCGGCTGCGCTTCGTTGTCGACGCGCCGGAGCTCGACCGGCTCGGCTTCGGCGTGCAGGGGCTCGTGCAGGCGCAGGGCGAGCTGACCGGCAGCTTCGCGCATCCGAACGTGACGGGCACCTACAAGGCCCAGCACGTCGTGGTCGGCTCGAACCGGGTCGGTGCCGCGCAGGGCCGCGCCGACATCCGCGACGGTGCGCACGGTGCGCTCGTGTTCACGGCCGACGCGACGGACATCGCGCTCGGCTCGCTGCAATTGAAATCGCTGCGCGCGAACCTCGACGGCACGCGCGCGAAGCACACGCTCGACGCGTCGGCGATCGGGACGGCCGACGGCCGCGTGATCGATCTGGCGCTCGCGGCGAACGGGGGCGTGGTCGAGAATCGCGACGGGATGCGCTGGGACGGCACCGTCACGCGCCTCGCGAACCGCGGCACGCCGGCGGTGGCCCTGCAGTCGCCGCTCACCGTGTCGGCGGGCGCGGGCCGCGTGACGCTCGGCGCGACGCGGCTCACGCTCGAAGGCGCGACGATCGACCTGAAGTCGTTCGTGTTCGATCACGGCCAGATGCGCTCGGCAGGCGCCGTGCGCGGCGCGTCGGTCGCGCGCTTCCTCGAGATCCGCCAGGAGTTGACGGGCCAGCGGCCGCCGGTGCGCACCGACGTCGTGCTCGATGCCGACTGGGATTTCTCGCTCGGCGCGAATGCGACGGGCTACGTGCAGGTGAAGCGGCGCGGCGGCGACGTGACGATCGAGACCGGCCGCGGCATCGCGTCGCTCGGGCTGACCGACCTGTCGGCGCGCGCGAGTTTTGCACCCGGCAACCGGCTCAACGTGGTGGCGCTCGCGAAGGCGAACCGCGTCGGCACGCTCGACGCGAATGTCACCGTGCCGTTCGCGCTGCGCGACGGCGTGTTCGGCGTCGTCGACGACGGCCCGCTCGCCGGCCGCATCGACGCCGACATCCCGTCGCTGAAGGCGACCGGCAACCTGTTCGGGCCCAGCTACCTGCTTGGCGGGCGCGCGGCGCTGAAGCTGACGATCGCGGGCACGCCGGTGAAGCCGAACGTGTCGGGCATGCTGACGGGCGACGACCTGTCCGCGACGCTCGTCGACCAGGGCGTGCAGCTGAAGGACGGCATCGTGCGCGTGAAGCTCGCGGAGAACCTCGTCGAATTCCAGCAGGTCGAGTTCCACGGCGGCGACGGCACGCTGCGCGCGATCGGCCGCGTGCGGCTCGACGGCGAGGCGCCGGACCTGACCGCGAGCATCGTCGCGGACAAGCTCGAGCTATTCGCGGCGCCGGACCGCAAGCTGTCGCTGTCGGGCAAGGCGACCGTCGCGAACGACGGGCCGCGCGGCGCGCTGTCGATCGACGGCAAGTTCGTCGTCGACCGTGCGTTGTTCGACCTGCCGGAGGACGCCGCGCCGCACTTGTCCGACGATGTCGTCGTGGTGCGCCCCGACGGGACCGTGCGCGGCGAGACGCCGACCGGCACGGCGGTCGCGAAGCCGCAGAAGGTCGAGAACAAGCCGGCGCCGTCGCTTGCGCCGCGCGCGAACATCGACATCGGCCTCGGCAACAACTTCCGCTTCAAGGGGCACGGCGCGGATCTCGGGCTGCGCGGCACGATTACCGTGATGAGCGCGCCGGGCGTGCCGCTGCGCGCGGTCGGCAACGTGCGCGTGACCGAAGGGTCCACGTACACGTCGTTCGGCCGCAAGCTCGCGGTCGAGAACGGCTTCTTCACGTTCAACGGCCCCGTGTCGAATCCGGGCGTGAACATCCTCGCGATGCGGCGCAACCAGGAAGTCGAGGCCGGCGTGCAGGTCACCGGCACGATCCAGGCGCTGACGGTGAAGCTGGTGTCGGAACCCAACGTCACCGACAACGAAAAACTGTCGTGGCTGCTGTTCGGCCACGGCACCGATCAGGGCAACAACGTGGGCCAGCAGGGCACGATGACGGCGGCGCTCGCGCTGCTGGGCAGCGTGACCGGCAAGCGTGTTGCGCAGACCTTCGGGCTCGACGAATTCTCGATCGGCCGCAGCGATGTCGGGCTGACCGATCCGCAGGTCATCCAGGTGTCGAAGGCGATCAACGAGCGCTTCGTGCTCGGCTTCGAGCAGGGCCTGCAGTCGGCGAGCAACGCGTTCAAGGCGACGATCAACCTGACGCGCTTCTGGTCGGTGTCCGCATACGGCGGCACGTTCCAGGGCGTCGACCTGAACTACACGCGGCGCTTCGATCGCTGGTTCAGCCAGCGGTGA
- a CDS encoding autotransporter assembly complex protein TamA — MAGQVNQQTHTALEANPRAARLHDRRARCGAAAAARAALVGCLAAFVALPAYAKYDVDIDAPRAIRKLLKAHLDIARFAKRDDISDDQFDFLVTATPQQVRDLTATAGYFSPVVRTDVRTRDGKRDVRVAVDPGPQTVVSTVDLAFKGPVGTEDPKQEAATRFAFSLKPGDPFTQSDWDGAKGAALRQLQSRRYLGAKIASSEARVDPRTQRATLAVTFDSGPTFTIGKVDVDGVRRYPEKIVTNVNPLSEGEIYDVQRITELQRQLQNTPYYASVAIDVGDDTAKPERTPVHVKVSEFPYNSIRGGVGYATDTGPHVQGSYTYLDTFGAAWPLTVSGRLDQIQQYGQVQLSMPPGEKGWTNSVLASYTNTNVSDTRIYSARVGAQRTRTGQFIDYAYSLMFYQDRLDQNGAGPTTSRALVPQWAWTRRNVDDPLFPRSGNLIHAEAGFAIKGVLTDQTFIRGYARGQQYLPIGKRDLFVFRAELGGVFTSGSSNGVPASLLFRAGGSNSVRGYGYQSIGNSVDGSVLPTKYLVTGTAEYQHWFNRDWGAATFFDIGTATDAWGERVFYPGVGIGARWRSPVGPINVDVAYGLRNHSVRPYLTLGIAF, encoded by the coding sequence TTGGCGGGTCAGGTGAACCAGCAGACACATACGGCGCTTGAGGCGAACCCGCGCGCGGCGCGCCTCCACGATCGGCGCGCGCGGTGCGGCGCCGCTGCGGCGGCCCGGGCAGCCCTCGTCGGCTGCCTCGCCGCGTTCGTCGCGCTGCCGGCCTACGCGAAGTACGACGTCGACATCGACGCGCCGCGCGCGATCCGCAAGCTCCTCAAGGCCCATCTCGACATCGCGCGTTTCGCAAAGCGCGACGACATCAGCGACGACCAGTTCGACTTCCTCGTGACGGCGACTCCTCAGCAGGTGCGCGACCTGACTGCGACGGCCGGCTATTTCTCGCCGGTCGTGCGCACCGATGTGCGCACGCGCGACGGCAAGCGCGACGTGCGCGTCGCCGTCGATCCGGGGCCGCAGACCGTCGTGTCGACGGTCGATCTGGCGTTCAAGGGCCCGGTCGGCACCGAGGATCCGAAGCAGGAAGCCGCGACTCGCTTCGCGTTCTCGCTGAAGCCGGGCGACCCGTTTACGCAATCCGACTGGGACGGCGCGAAGGGCGCGGCGCTCAGGCAGTTGCAGTCGCGCCGCTACCTGGGCGCGAAGATCGCGTCGTCGGAGGCGCGCGTCGACCCGCGCACGCAGCGCGCGACGCTGGCCGTCACGTTCGACAGCGGCCCGACGTTTACGATCGGCAAGGTCGACGTCGACGGCGTGCGCCGCTATCCGGAAAAGATCGTCACGAACGTGAATCCGCTGTCGGAAGGCGAGATCTACGACGTGCAGCGGATCACCGAGCTGCAGCGGCAGCTGCAGAACACGCCGTACTACGCGAGCGTCGCGATCGACGTCGGCGACGATACGGCCAAGCCGGAGCGCACGCCCGTGCACGTGAAGGTCAGCGAGTTTCCGTACAACAGCATTCGCGGCGGCGTCGGCTATGCGACCGATACGGGCCCGCACGTCCAGGGCTCCTATACGTATCTCGACACGTTCGGCGCCGCGTGGCCGCTCACCGTGTCGGGCCGGCTCGACCAGATCCAGCAGTACGGCCAGGTCCAGCTGTCGATGCCGCCCGGCGAAAAAGGGTGGACCAACAGCGTGCTCGCGTCGTACACGAACACCAACGTGTCGGACACGCGCATCTACAGCGCACGGGTCGGCGCGCAGCGCACGCGCACCGGTCAGTTCATCGACTACGCGTACTCGCTGATGTTCTACCAGGACCGGCTCGACCAGAACGGCGCCGGCCCGACCACGAGCCGTGCGCTGGTGCCGCAGTGGGCGTGGACGCGTCGCAACGTCGACGATCCGCTGTTCCCGCGCTCGGGCAACCTGATCCACGCCGAGGCCGGCTTCGCGATCAAGGGCGTGCTGACCGACCAGACCTTCATCCGCGGTTATGCGCGCGGCCAGCAGTACCTGCCGATCGGCAAGCGCGACCTGTTCGTGTTCCGCGCGGAGCTCGGCGGCGTGTTCACGAGCGGAAGCTCGAACGGCGTGCCGGCGTCGCTGCTGTTCCGCGCGGGCGGCTCGAATTCGGTGCGCGGCTACGGCTACCAGAGCATCGGCAACAGCGTCGACGGCTCCGTGCTGCCGACCAAGTACCTGGTGACGGGCACCGCCGAATACCAGCACTGGTTCAACCGCGACTGGGGCGCCGCGACCTTCTTCGACATCGGCACCGCGACCGATGCATGGGGCGAGCGCGTGTTTTATCCGGGCGTCGGTATCGGCGCGCGTTGGCGCAGCCCCGTTGGCCCGATCAACGTCGACGTCGCGTACGGACTGCGCAACCATAGCGTGCGCCCGTACCTGACGCTCGGCATCGCTTTCTGA
- a CDS encoding DUF3460 family protein, producing the protein MPYQSDVTQFLNQLKQQKPTLEEEQRKGRSLLWDKQPIDLDERAEQQESRVKQTSYVYYQNF; encoded by the coding sequence ATGCCGTACCAGTCCGACGTCACGCAATTCCTGAACCAGCTCAAGCAACAGAAGCCGACGCTCGAAGAAGAGCAGCGCAAGGGCCGTTCGCTGCTGTGGGACAAGCAGCCGATCGACCTCGACGAGCGCGCCGAGCAGCAGGAATCGCGCGTGAAGCAAACGTCCTACGTCTACTACCAGAACTTCTGA
- a CDS encoding segregation and condensation protein A: MSAADEASAARQDDAIAAPAGADSTPDTVDGVAAFARLYGEPLFKLPQDLYIPPDALEVFLETFEGPLDLLLYLIRKQNFNVLDIPMAQVTAQYLGYVDQIRTSNLELAAEYLLMAAMLIEIKSRMLLPVKKADTGEEAEDPRAELVRRLLEYEQMKLAAQRLDQLPQLGRDFLRAEVYIEQSITPRFPDVDSNDLRAAWADVLKRAKLVQHHKISREELSVREHMSLILRRLQNARFMEFADLFDTSRGVPVVVVNFIAMLELARESLVEITQAEPFAPIYVRLAYLPA; this comes from the coding sequence GTGAGCGCCGCCGACGAGGCCAGCGCCGCCCGGCAGGACGACGCGATCGCCGCGCCTGCGGGCGCCGATTCGACGCCCGACACGGTCGACGGTGTCGCGGCGTTCGCACGCCTGTACGGCGAGCCGCTCTTCAAGCTGCCGCAGGATCTCTACATCCCGCCCGATGCGCTCGAGGTGTTCCTCGAAACGTTCGAAGGGCCGCTCGACCTGCTGCTGTACCTGATCCGCAAGCAGAATTTCAACGTGCTCGACATCCCGATGGCGCAGGTCACCGCGCAATATCTGGGCTACGTCGACCAGATCCGCACGTCGAACCTCGAGCTGGCGGCCGAATATCTGCTGATGGCCGCGATGCTGATCGAGATCAAGTCGCGGATGCTGCTGCCGGTCAAGAAGGCCGATACCGGCGAGGAAGCCGAGGATCCGCGCGCGGAACTCGTGCGCCGCCTGCTCGAATACGAGCAGATGAAGCTCGCCGCGCAACGCCTCGACCAGCTGCCGCAACTCGGGCGCGACTTCCTGCGCGCCGAGGTCTACATCGAGCAGAGCATCACGCCGCGCTTCCCGGACGTCGATTCGAACGACCTGCGCGCCGCGTGGGCCGACGTGCTCAAGCGCGCGAAGCTCGTCCAGCACCACAAGATCTCCCGCGAGGAGCTGTCGGTGCGCGAACACATGAGCCTGATCCTGCGCCGGCTGCAGAACGCACGCTTCATGGAGTTCGCCGACCTGTTCGACACGTCGCGCGGCGTGCCGGTCGTCGTCGTGAACTTCATCGCGATGCTGGAACTCGCGCGCGAATCGCTCGTCGAGATCACGCAGGCCGAACCGTTCGCGCCGATCTACGTGCGCCTCGCATACCTGCCCGCGTAA
- the panC gene encoding pantoate--beta-alanine ligase produces MKVISSIQELRDQLRGQNRTAFVPTMGNLHEGHLSLMRLARQHGDPVVASIFVNRLQFGPNEDFDKYPRTLQDDIEKLQKENVYVLFAPTERDMYPEPQEYRVLPPDDLGGILEGEFRPGFFAGVCTVVTKLMSCVQPRVAVFGKKDYQQLMIVRRMCQQLALPVEIIAAETVRDEDGLALSSRNRYLTADERKEAPELAKTLQRVRDSVLGGERDLGKLEQHAHAHLAERGWAPDYIAIRRRANLIAPSAAELEAGEPLVVLAAAKLGATRLIDNLEI; encoded by the coding sequence ATGAAAGTCATCAGCTCGATCCAGGAACTGCGCGACCAGTTGCGCGGACAGAACCGCACGGCGTTCGTGCCGACGATGGGCAACCTGCACGAAGGTCACCTGTCGCTGATGCGCCTCGCGCGCCAGCACGGCGACCCGGTCGTGGCGAGCATCTTCGTCAACCGGCTGCAGTTCGGCCCGAACGAGGATTTCGACAAATATCCGCGCACCCTGCAGGACGACATCGAGAAGCTGCAGAAGGAAAACGTCTACGTGCTGTTCGCGCCGACCGAGCGCGACATGTATCCGGAGCCGCAGGAGTACCGCGTGCTCCCGCCGGACGACCTCGGCGGGATTCTCGAGGGCGAGTTCCGCCCCGGCTTCTTCGCTGGCGTGTGCACGGTCGTCACGAAGCTGATGTCCTGCGTACAGCCGCGCGTCGCCGTGTTCGGCAAGAAGGATTACCAGCAGCTGATGATCGTGCGCCGGATGTGCCAGCAGCTCGCGCTGCCCGTCGAGATCATCGCGGCCGAAACCGTGCGCGACGAGGACGGTCTCGCGCTGTCGTCGCGCAACCGTTATCTGACGGCGGACGAGCGCAAGGAAGCGCCCGAACTCGCGAAGACGTTGCAGCGCGTGCGCGACAGCGTGCTCGGCGGCGAACGCGACCTCGGCAAGCTCGAGCAACACGCGCACGCGCACCTGGCCGAGCGCGGCTGGGCGCCCGACTACATCGCGATCCGCCGCCGCGCGAACCTGATCGCGCCGAGCGCGGCCGAACTCGAAGCCGGCGAGCCGCTCGTCGTGCTCGCGGCCGCAAAGCTCGGCGCGACGCGCCTGATCGACAACCTGGAAATCTGA
- the panD gene encoding aspartate 1-decarboxylase: MQRHMLKSKIHRAAVTHCELHYEGSCAIDEDLLEAAGLIENERIDIWNINNGERFSTYAIKGERGSGMISLNGSAARRAQLGDLVIIAAFAMVDEAELQAGWKPKLVFIDEGNKIKGHRDHVPTQNWT; this comes from the coding sequence ATGCAGCGCCATATGCTCAAATCGAAGATCCACCGCGCGGCCGTCACGCACTGCGAGCTGCATTACGAAGGCTCGTGCGCGATCGACGAAGACCTGCTCGAAGCGGCGGGCCTCATCGAGAACGAACGGATCGACATCTGGAACATCAACAACGGCGAGCGCTTCTCGACGTACGCGATCAAGGGCGAGCGCGGCAGCGGGATGATCTCGCTGAACGGCTCGGCCGCGCGCCGCGCCCAGCTCGGCGACCTCGTGATCATCGCTGCGTTCGCGATGGTCGACGAAGCCGAGCTGCAGGCCGGCTGGAAGCCGAAGCTCGTGTTCATCGACGAAGGCAACAAGATCAAGGGCCACCGCGATCACGTGCCGACGCAGAACTGGACCTGA